The Streptomyces uncialis genomic interval TGATGACCATCAACTGACCGCTGTTGAGACGCGCGAACCGGTACAGCGACGTGTCGGTGAGTACCTCGTCCATCGCGTCCAGGGCGGCGATCTGTTCAGCGCTGAGGCCGGGCACACCGGGGGTGGTGTGCCCGCTGTCGATGTACTGCCGCAGGTAGTTGATACGCATGCCGGCTGGCGTGTCTTCGAGGACCGGCCGCAGGACCGTACAGGGTCCGATGCCGCTGGTGTCGCGTGAGTCGAAGTGGAAGTTCTGCGCCAGGACCGCCAGTACTGCGGGTCGTGGCCGGAGCCGTTCGATGATGTCCTCGACATGTAGGAACACCGACTCGCCGCCGCTGATCGCCGGCCGATGGCAGTAGAGCGTGAAGTAGTCCGGTATATGCCCTGGCCGGTGCATTCCGTCGGTGTGCAGATGACCGCCGAACCGTGTGTCGGAGTAGCGCGCGGAGCGGCTCATGGTGATGTCGGAGCCGCGATCGCGGACTTCACGGATTCGCTCGCCCTCGAAGTCCTGGGGCATCACAGTGCCCAGTACGTGGGAGACCGCGATCAGCAGCGATCTCGCGTCGGTCAGTACCAGGTCCTTCGGAGCCTGGAGAACCAAGTAGCCACGGCCGTGGCGCAATTCGCGACGGGCGACTTCCCGAAGCGCCGAGGCGGCGGTGGCCGGGATGCCGCGATCGCGGATCTCCTCGACCGTCCTCGCGTCGAATGCGATGTCACTGCTGCTGGTCATGTTGCTCCCTACTCATGCGGGGAAGGCGAACTCAAGTCCTCGTGCGGGGCCTTCGCATCCGCGCTGCGGCGTGACTCGGTGATGCCGAATGCGGCGACCACGGCGATCGCGGCGGGAACGGCGGCCCACTGGAAGACAGTGCGCAGCGAGTCGCTGATCGCCGCCGCGGTAGCGTGCGCGGTCCCGGCAGGCATCGCGGCGAGGGCTTCGGGGGTGATCGCAGAGGCATCCGGCAGGCCCTGGACTGTGGCGGCGCTCTGCGTGTACAGGGCAGCGAACAGGGTCCCCCAGATCGCGACGCCGAGTACCGCACCGAAGGAACGGGCCAGCATCACGAGCCCCGTGCCGACGCCTAGGTCGGCCTTGGGCACGGCGTCCTGTGCGGCGAGGACGATGAGCTGCATGGTCATCCCGAAGCCCGCGCCCAGGACCACGACGGAAACGATCACTTGGGCGAGAGGGGCATCGTCCGGAATGAACGCGAGGGAGAGAACGCCAGCAGCGGCTAGCAGGGTGCCGAGCCGCGGGAACATCCGGTACGAGTCCCGGCGGCTCGCCAGTGCCCCTGCGGCGGTGGAGACCACGACGACCGTCATCATGAACGGCACCAACAGCAGCCCCGCTTCGGTCGCCTCGACGCGCAGCGCGTACTGCAGGAAGGTCGACAGATAGGTCACCACGATGAACAGCGTCATCGCCATTAGCCCACCCACCACCAGGGGGGCAACGAACCGGCGCTGCCGAAACAGGCGCAGCGGAACGAGCGGTTCCGCCGTGCGCAGCTCGACAAGAATGAACGCAGCCGTGGACAGCACCGCGACAGCCGCAAGGCCCAGAATGACTGGCGACGACCACGCGTACCGACTGCCGCCCCAGTCGAGCGTCACCAGAGTGCTCACCAGCATCAGGGTCATCACCGCGATGCCAGCGATGTCGAGGTGGGCACCGCGGCGCCGGGCGCCCACGGGGATGGTCGCCAGTGAGGCTGCAGCAATCAGGGCGCACAGCGGAATGTTGACGAAGAAGATCCATCGCCAGCTGGCGTACTCGGTGATGTACCCGCCGACCAGTGGGCCGACGATCGAGGCAAGACCGAAGACCGAGCCGAGGAATCCCTGGTATCGGGCCCGGTAGCGGGTGGGAACGGCCTCGGCGACGATGGCCAGCGCCAGGGTCATCAGCGCCCCTCCGCCAGCGCCCTGGAGAGCCCTCGCGCCCACCAACTGCCAGAGTTCCTGCGACAAGCCGCCGAACAGGGACCCGAGCGCGAACAGGGTCATCGCGGCGAGGAACACCGGACGGCGCCCGTACAGGTCGCCGCACTTGCTTGCGATCGGAGTGGCGACCGCCGCCGCCACCAGATAGGACGTGACGATCATTGACATACTGGTCAGGCCGCCCAGCTCGCCTGCGATCGTCGGCAATGCCGTCGCGACGACGGTCTGTTCGAGTGCGGCGAGCAGTACTGCGAGGGCCAGCGTCGCCATAACGACGCCGACATCACGCCTGCCCGGCACCGTGACGTCTTCCGTTGTCTCTGCCGAAGTCATTGCTGCATCATCCCCCTCCCACCAATGTGATCCGCCGATGTTAGACAGCCGAGCAGCGGCAGTCGGCTCAACCCGAAGCGCTCCTTCCACCCGTCGTTGCGCCGGCCGCCCTCCAGAACGGCACACCCGCTGAGCACGGCAGCCTCGATGGTGGACCGCAACATGACCTGGTAAGGGCTGAAAGACAGCTCGGCGGTCTCCACGGTGCCGCCCGCCCAATTATGGAAACGCCGTCCGTCGAGTAGCGACACCGAGGCAGCGACGATCTCGGTGCCCCGGCGGATCATGATCAGCCGTATGTGCGCCCGTAGCTCCATGCCGAACCGGGTGAGGTGCTCGATGTCGTACCAGCCGGGATTGCCATGCTTGGCGGAGGTGAGGCCGCACAGCCGGGCCGCCTCAGCCATGTCCGCCTCCTCAGGCGGTCCGACGGTGACGTGGTAGCCCGCGGCATGCATCGCCCGGGTGTGCCGGCGCATTTCCTGTCGGACCCGCGGACGCAACCGGGCCAGGTAGTCCTCGACGGAGTTCATGCTGCGGAGGTCGAGGACGTATCGCGCGTCGATGGGCTGCACGTCCGCCCCCACATCGATGAGCAGGTCGGCGAGGACATCGCCGGCGGGAACGTTCACGAACCCGAATGCCTGGGCGCCGACGTCGCGGGCGAGTGAGCCGAGCGCCGAGCGTACCGCCGCGAGCGTCCCGGGGTTCGGATCGACTGCAGGGAGACGCGAGTCGTAGCAGTGCCAGTTGTGGCTAAGCAGGAGCGGGCGCCCTGCGGGTGAGAACCCGGCGAGCAGGGACGGGCACACACCCAGCGGATCGTCCGCAGGCAGCAGGAACACCGGCAGAGCCACTGTCAGCCGTGATGTGCGAGTCGAGCGCACTCCGAGGAAGTACATGCCCAGGGTCGTCCGCAGCGGGTACGCCCGGTAGGCGTGCAGCAACTCGGAACGGTGGAAGATGGACGCCTCGCTACGTTCGACGACGTCGTTCCAACTGGGGTCCTCCAACAGGTGATCGCCGATCTCGACGACGGCCTCCGAAGCGGTCCTCATGCACGCGGAGACAGCTGGTCGGCGAGGGCGAGGCTCGTCGGGTGGACATCGCCCCAGACCGTGGGAACGAAGATCTCGTCGCTGGCCCGCACCACCTGGCCGGAACCGGACGTGACCAGGCGAAGACCTGGTGCCCACGACTGCTCGGAGTGCTCGACTACGTGGGGGACCGGGGTGTCCTTCTTAAGTCGGGACCACGTGCTGAGTGGCAACAGGCGTACACACGTGTGGCGGTTGCGGCCCAGTGGCGACACCGTGTCGGTGGAACCGATGACGCGTGGACGGAGGTCGGCCGAGTAGTAGCGCCGTGCCTCCTGTGCCATACGCTCGGCGGCTTCGGCGCTGCCGCGACGGGCCAGCTCGTCGCGCAATGCCAGGCGGGCGGCGCGATCGACGCGTTCCTCTGCGGCCTGCCGCAGCACCAGCGCTTCCGGTCGGGTGGCGGAACGAACCTCGTGCTCCGGGTACACATTGCCGGTGACCGAAAGTAGTTGAGCGAGCACGTCCTGGGCCTGTGCGGCGCGGCACAGTTCTTCCACCGTTGCCCAGTCGGTGCTTGCTGGCTGCTGAAGGATGGTGTGGAGATCGTTCACGTCCTTCATGGACAGCACGCTGTCGTTGAGCGCATGGGCTGCTATCAGTGCCAGCTCTGTCTCGCAGTCGGGCACCGTCGACCTGACACCCATGACGTCGGCAATACGCCATCCGGTCAGCGGCATGTTTCCGGCGTGCCCCACGGAGAACGGTCCGATGTGTAGATCTACTCGGCTTACCGGCGTTTCGTTGTCGGGCAGGACGAGGGTCAGCTGACCATAAAGATGACCGCCGTCGGTCCACTTCAGCCAGGAGAACTCGGTGGTGTCCCAGTCCCAGCCGCGTGCGCGCAGCATTTCGACGACAGACCAGGCCGAGGACCAGTCGCGTACGTGCAGGTCTATGTCGCCTTCGTGTCGGAGCTCGGGTCGCGCGTAGTGCTCCCGGAGGGACAGCCCCTTGATCACCTGTGCGTTGCGGGCGGCTGCGCCGGTCAGGACAGTGAGGGTCTCGTCGTGTGCTGCTGCACGCCGTTGCTGCTCCTGCGTGACGAGCGCCTCGAGGTGACCCAGCACGGCCGCGGTCCGAGAGGTGGGCTCAAGCAGGCGTACGTTCGCCAGGGCGGGCAGATAGACCCTGGAGCCTAGGATCTGGCCGTACAACTCGTCCGGATCCAGCGCGGGCAGCAGGTCTGCGGCCTCGCTGCGATGCTCGTCCGTGGCGTCCAGGCGGCCAAGCAGCGTGACGCATCGCCAGTAGAGACCGCTATTGTCAGGCATGGTTTACCCCTTCCCAGTTCGGTGAGTGCAGCAGGTAGCCGTCGATACGTCCGGCGCCGATCAGGGTGTCCGCATCGTCCTCGCTCAGGTCGGTGGCCCAGAGCAGCACGGTCATCGCGTGCACGTTGCGTATCCGCTCGGCGAGCGCGGTCCGTTCCACCCGCTGACCGTGATGCCCCATCGGGACGACCACGAAGTCCGCGGTTGCGCGGACCAGCACCGCGTCTTCGGAGCGCCAGCCGACGCAGTCGATCATCACTCCGACCGCCTGACCTGCCTGAGGGCTGCGGTTCGCTAGCCGCTGCCGCAGTACCGGCCAGGAGCCGGTAAGCAGCACACAGGGAGTCGATGACGGCTCAGCTTCGGTGGGGGGCACGATGTGCCCGATCGGGAGCGGTCCGGCCCCGGACGTGGTGGCCCGCGAGGAGTACAGGACCAGACCTGCAGGTGTCGTGCCCGGCGGATGCGGGCCGTCGGGCCGGATGACCGCGAGCCGGGTAGGCATGGTCAAGTGCCCGATGCGCAAGGGCTGTAGTCGGGGGGCGTCGTGGTCCGGCCGAGGCGCGGGCGCCGCCCGGGGGTCGGTGCGGACGCTGGCGAGCACCTTGGCGGTGAATGCTGGATCACGACGTCGCAGCCATCTCCAGGTGTTGACGTCCCGACGGGTGCGGAGCGCGAAGGCGAGCTGGTGGGCGGGGAGCCGAATGTGCCGGTCAATGTCCTCGAACCACTGCCTGCTGCTGTCCGCGTCGGTCTGCATCGCCTCGATTGCTGGACGACGCACGGACTCGTAACGCTTCAGAGCGGCCACGCTCGGAGTGTCATCAAGGGACTCGGCGAGGGCGTCGGCGTCCTCGATGGCTAGACGCGTACCGGAACCCACCGAGAAGTGTGTGGTGTGCGCGGCGTCGCCGATGAGGACCTGACGGCCAGTGTGCCATCTCCGGTTGGCGACAGTCCGGAAGGAGCGCCATGGGAACGTGCTGCACTGCAGCCGTACCCCGTGCAACTGGTCAGCGAACAATGCGGTTAGCTGCGTCTCTGCGACGCGGCGGTCCAGGCGGTTGAGACCGGCCGCTCTGAGGGTGCGGGATGTAGCCTCGACGACGACCGCGCTGTGCTTCGGCCCGTACGGGTAGACGTGGGCGACGAACGCTCCGTGCGGCGTCCTGCGGAACCAGAATCCGGGCGTGAGAGCGGCGTCCGTTCGCATCCAGAGGTATTGCGTGAGTCCATCGCTGAGCGTGGTCGCGTGCTCTGCCTCGCGTGCCTGGCGGACCCGGCTGCCAGCTCCATCTGCGCCGACGAGGAGGTCCTCGCGGCCCAGTCGCATGCTGGGATCCCAGGGCCTGGTGTGGACTTTGGCGCCCAGGTTGCAGGCCCGACCGCGCAGGACGTCGAGCAGGCGCTGCCGTTCGATGCCCAGGATCACGTGTCCCCCGGTGATCAACTCGTGGTCGCCGACCTGGAGTCGCACGGTGTCCCAGATCTGCGCGACCGAGCGGATCTGCTCGGCACTGATGGGGTCTCGCACTGCAAGGGCTTCGACGAATTCGGAGTCCAGGACGATGCCGACTCCGCCAGCGGCCGGAGCATCGTAGACCTCAACGTCCAGACCGGACCCGCCGCGCAGCAGGTTCACGGCCAGGGCGAAGCCGGCAGGGCCGCCGCCGACGATGACGCAGCGTCGGAAGGTCACCGGACACGCACCAGATCGGGAGCGAAGAGAGACGAATTTTTGAGCAGGTCTGCGAGGCGGGTGCCAGCGCCTGGACTGGCACCAGTGAAACTCGCCCGTAGGGAAGGACCATCGGCAAGGAAGTCCGCACCAGGGCTTAGCTTGATCGAATGCTCGGCAAGGTGGCGCAGTGCAGTCTCCTCGTCGACGTTGGGACGGGGACGGATCAGCACGTGCGGACCGGGAGCCGTGCCGAGCCCAAGGCGCTCGTGGAATCGAGTGGCGGCGGTGAGCGTTGGCGCCACTGTCGCGTCGATGAGGCCGTCCAGGCCGCCGCGACGCAGGAAGAGCCCCCAGGCTCGCTGCCACACTGGGGAGGGCGTGGTGCCGAGCATCTCCGCAGTGGCCCGGCCGAAAAAGTCGGCGCTGTCCACCCAGCCGAGGCGTACACCGTGGCCGGTTAACTTGTGCAGGGTGCCGAGGCGGTCCGCTCCTGGGACGGGTGGCTCTGCGCCGAACCAACGGTAGGCCTCGTTGACGATCACCCGGTGGCCGGAAGTGGTCAGCCGCGTCAGCGTATCCCGCTCGCCGACCGTCAGGGTCCGGCCGTCGGGGTTGCGAAACGGCGAGGTCAGCCAGAGGGTCGAGGCCGGCGGACGCCGGAGCAACTCGTCCCAGGAGTGCAGGGACACGTCCGCCCCGGCCGCGCGCAGGGTGTGCAGCACGCCTGGAAAGGTCGGCCGCTCAAGGGCGATGCGGCGCTTGGTGCGGGCATAGGTGAGGGCGGTTGCCCGAACGCCCGCCGTGATGGTCAGCCGTTCTGGATCCGTCCCGAGTAGGCAGCCGAGTTCCTCTCGAAGCACCTCGTCGCCCTGGGGAGCGGGCTGTTGCCACAGCGTCACCGTGCGGGCTGCGGCATCCATCGCCTCCGCGAACACATCCCGGGCGCTGCGAGGCCAGCGCGGCGGGGGCCCGCTCAGGTCGGCGGTCACAGCGGCCGAGCGGCGACGGGGGCGAACACCGCGCCCGTGGTCAGCACGGCGTCCTCCCAGGGGTCGAGTCGTAGGCCGTGCCAGGCCAGGACCCGTCGGACGGTGTGCAGGTCGGCGGCCGGAGCACAGCCGTCGAAGGCCATGCCCAGGACGGTGGCCGCCTCCGGGGGATGTACCTGTTCCGCGCTCAGCGCATCCTCCAGGAGCTTGCCTGAGAGCGGATCGCCGATCGTTGCGTCACGCACCAGCCGGTCGGCGAGTGTCCTAGCGGCGGGGGACAGCTGAGCCCAGACGGCGGCCGTCAGCCGCGTACGGACACCGCCGAGCACCGCGGCGTGGTCCCTGTACTCGCGAGGGCCGAACTCTAGAAGCTGCAGGACCGGTTCGACGTCACTGCTGCAGTAGAGCGTCGGGTCGGTACCACCGGACAGGACGGGGCATTCGGCGGCAGCGGCCTGCGGGCTGTCGGAGGTGTGCACGAGGTTGAGGACTTTGTTAGTCGCGCCGAGGTCGTGCCGTATGGTCCCAGGCCGGGCGTGTGACGGTTCGGCGTCGCCCTTGAGATCCTTGGCCTGCGCGTAGAAGTCGTCCGCGGACCTGCCGAGCTGGTCGGCTAACACGATCATCAGCGCCGGTCCCAGGCGGAAAAGCGCATCCAATGCCCGGTACCGGTACACCTTGTCTGCGGTCAGCTGCTGGAGCTCGCTCATCCGGTCGATCCGGTCCGGAGTTACGGTGGCGAGGCGCCAGCCCACCGGCTCCAAGCCGATCTCGGCGAAGCGGCGCAGCACGTCGCGGACCAGCCGTCGGACGATGCAGTCTGGGCTGACCATCACGAAGACCCGGTCTTTCCAGCTTGTGGGGTCATCCAGCATGGGTCACCCCGCTTGCCACCGCGGTGCTCTGCTCTCCGGCGTTGAGCCGGAGGCCGGCGGCCCACACAGGATCCTTGCGACAGCCCCGCCGGACCTTTGCGTCCCAGGAACCGAAGCCGTAGTGGATGCGGCGTATCCCGGCCATGGGGGCGCGCGCCGCCGGATGGTAGAAGCCCGTGCTGAAGTAACTGAAGCGCGACAGCCCGCCGACGTAGTCGGTGCCGGTCAGCACTGCGCTCCAGTCGGCGCTCTCGCGGACGAACAGCATGAAGTTGACCAGACGTCCCTGCGAGCGGGCTGATACGAGCAGCGTCTCCTCGGGGGCGAAGCGTTCCCGGATCTCCGCGATCATACGTCTCTCCTTCTCCGGTCGAGGTGTCCCGCCGTACTTGGCCACCAAGGCGCAGCGTAGATCGGCCAGTTCGCTGGCAGCCTGAGCGAGGTCTTCCTCGGCGACCATGACCTGTTGCTCCGCCAGATGCCGCTGTTCGCGGCGGATCGCGGTCCGCCTCTTGTAGCTGTGTGCGGCCAGGTACCCGTCGAAGTCGGCCCATGTGATGTCCAGTACGCAGGAGGAGGCAAGAGGGACGACCGCCGCGCCCGCCGACGCCAGCGCCCGCAGCAGCGGCTGTGCCGCACTAGTCAGGTACAGGAAGGACAGAGCGGCTAGTCCTTTGTCGGCGGCCCAGTCAAGGAGAGCGGCGACGAACCGATCGAGTGTCTTCGGATCGCGCGCCAGCGGACCGACGGGCCGGGTGTGCCAGTTCGGGTGCATCATCATCAGACCGGGCAACACGTCCGAGGTCTGCAGGCCAGCCCACGGGTGAGGGCCCTCGGCGATCAGTCCGACGTCGGTGCACCCGCCGGACAGGATCGCGAAGGGGTCGGAACGACGGTTGGCCGGCGGGTCGTCGAGGACCGTGCCGCCGAGCGCCACCAGCGTATCGTCGCCATCACAGAGAGCGAACGTGCGGAATGCGCTGCCGAAGCGGGCGATGCCCAGCCGCATCGACCTCTCGGACGTGCCGACCCGGTCATCGCCCACCCAGCGGTCCCAGTCGGACGGGATTCCCGGCCACACCTGCAATCGGGTTGTCATGGCTTCCTCCGTCCTGCACGCTGGCGGCGAAGCGGCGCGCAAGCACGTCGGTGGCGAGCGTGGTGCTGGCGCGCGCGCCCGTTGAGGGACTGTTCTCGGCGATACGGACGTGCAGCAGCACCGGGCCGCGAGAGCGCAGGATCGGTTCCGCCGCTTGCAGCTCCTTGGCCGTGCCGACCGACACCGCGTGCAGGTATCCGCACGCCTTGGCGACTTCGGAAAACTGTGTGGAGGCGGCGCTGGTGATCTGGCCGCCGGTCGACTCGTACCGTCCGTTGTCTAGAACCACGTGCACCAGATTGGGCAGCTTGAGGTGGCCGACCGTCGACATCGCCCCCAAGTGCATGAGAGCGCTGCCATCTCCGTCGAGGGCCACCACACGGAGCTCCGGTCGGCGCAGTGCCACCCCCGCCGCAACCGAGATGGCATGCCCCATCGCGCCTTGGAGATAGAGGTTCCCAGGCTGGTCGCATTGAGCAAACAGATCGCGGGAGATATAGCCGGTACTGCTGACGAAGCGGGCGTCTGGGAACAGCCGGCCGAGCCCGGTTATGGCATCCCCGCGCTGCAGTGACCGTGTCTCAGAAGCGTTTCGGGGGTGCGGCTTGTCTCCCGGGATGCGGCTTGGGACGAGGATAAAACTCGGGAGCCCAATGCGCCGCTCCTCCTGGATTCTCATCAGCATCTGCTCGAGATCTGTCGCCGTGCCCGGCAAGAGGTAGTGGGGCAGACCCAGTTGTTCCAGCAGAGGGATGGTCGTGCGGCCCATTACCTCATGTTGGGGCTCACCGGCGTCGGCGGTCGGCCAGCCCCGCATAGTCATGAAGGTAAGAACAGGGATGCGATAGGGCAGCGCCAGTGAGGTGAGCGGATTGACGAGGTTGCCGAAGCCGGAGTTCTGCACAAACAGTGCCGCCTCGTCACCCGCCAGCATCATGCCCACGACCGTCGAGAACCCGGCTCCTTCATGGACCGCAGGCACGTAGGAGAAGCGGGTGTCGTCGGCTACGCGGTCGTATACCCGGGAGAGATAGGAGCAGGGCACACCACAGAGCTGATGGCATCCGATCCCGTCCAGTGCGTCGAGCAACTCCTCCGCCGTGATCACGCGGGGCCACCCGTCTCTGGTGCAATGCGGCGGAGGCCGACCGACGCTGCAGGCTTCGCCTGCCGCAGATCGTCCGGCCGGTGTGCCCCGAGTACCGTCATGATTTCAGCGGTGCCGTGGATGAAGTCCTGCAATACACCTGTGATGGATGCGGCGCCACCCGCCGCAAGGGCGTCGAGCACGGGCCGTCCCAGGAGTACCGCACGGGCGCCGAGCGAGAGTGCGACGGCAACGTCTGCCGGACGGCGGACGCCGGAGTCCAAGTAGACCGGCCCAGCGCCTGCGACGGCCGCGACCACGGCGGGTAGCGCCTCGATGCTGGTTATTGACCGTTCGAACTGCCGGCCACCGTGGTTGGAGACCACGACACCGGCGGCGCCGACGTCCATGGCGTGTAGCGCGTCGGCAGGATGCAGGATTCCCTTGACCAGGACGGGCAGCCGGGTGCCAGCAATCAGCGCAGCCACGTCAGCCCAGGTGGTATCGGGATTCGGGAACACCTCGTCGAGTATCTCGCGGGGGGAGCAGCCGGTCTCGGCGGCCATATTCCGTACAGGCGCGCTGTTGACCAACGCGGGCGGGGCTGCGGCGAATCGCTCGAAGCGGTGCGCGAGGTCGCGCGGCCGGTGGCCGACCGCAGGGACGTCGACGGTGACCACGATCGCCTGGAAGCCGAGGTCTTCGGCCTCGTCGATCAGATGCTGGTTCAGCGCCGCGTTGCGTGTCAGATAGACCTGGCGCCACCGCAGCCCGTCTCCTGCAGCCGCGACGACTTCGGCCGCCGAGGCGGAGGAAAACGTGGACAGGCAGAAGCCGAGGCCTGCGGCGGCGGCCGCGGCTGCAGCTGCGGCCTCGGCGCGTGGGTGGAGCAGCCCTTGAAGACCCATCGGTGCGACGAGCACCGGCGCCACGATCGTCCCGCCGGTCACAGCGGTGGTCGGGTCGCCTGATGCACCCGTCAGGACGCGCGGTACCAGCATCGCCGTAGTGAAGCCCTCTTGGTTGCGAATCATGGTCGACTCGTCGCCAGCGGCGCCGAAGCAGTAGTCGAGCGCGGCCGGGTGCGGCACCGGGGCGGTGGGCCGGGCGGCAGGGGGCGGCTGCGTCGCATTGGTGGC includes:
- a CDS encoding TauD/TfdA family dioxygenase; the protein is MTSSSDIAFDARTVEEIRDRGIPATAASALREVARRELRHGRGYLVLQAPKDLVLTDARSLLIAVSHVLGTVMPQDFEGERIREVRDRGSDITMSRSARYSDTRFGGHLHTDGMHRPGHIPDYFTLYCHRPAISGGESVFLHVEDIIERLRPRPAVLAVLAQNFHFDSRDTSGIGPCTVLRPVLEDTPAGMRINYLRQYIDSGHTTPGVPGLSAEQIAALDAMDEVLTDTSLYRFARLNSGQLMVINNRRLVHGRTDFTDSEAPERRRLLLRTWIDAR
- a CDS encoding MDR family MFS transporter gives rise to the protein MTSAETTEDVTVPGRRDVGVVMATLALAVLLAALEQTVVATALPTIAGELGGLTSMSMIVTSYLVAAAVATPIASKCGDLYGRRPVFLAAMTLFALGSLFGGLSQELWQLVGARALQGAGGGALMTLALAIVAEAVPTRYRARYQGFLGSVFGLASIVGPLVGGYITEYASWRWIFFVNIPLCALIAAASLATIPVGARRRGAHLDIAGIAVMTLMLVSTLVTLDWGGSRYAWSSPVILGLAAVAVLSTAAFILVELRTAEPLVPLRLFRQRRFVAPLVVGGLMAMTLFIVVTYLSTFLQYALRVEATEAGLLLVPFMMTVVVVSTAAGALASRRDSYRMFPRLGTLLAAAGVLSLAFIPDDAPLAQVIVSVVVLGAGFGMTMQLIVLAAQDAVPKADLGVGTGLVMLARSFGAVLGVAIWGTLFAALYTQSAATVQGLPDASAITPEALAAMPAGTAHATAAAISDSLRTVFQWAAVPAAIAVVAAFGITESRRSADAKAPHEDLSSPSPHE
- a CDS encoding GNAT family N-acetyltransferase, which translates into the protein MRTASEAVVEIGDHLLEDPSWNDVVERSEASIFHRSELLHAYRAYPLRTTLGMYFLGVRSTRTSRLTVALPVFLLPADDPLGVCPSLLAGFSPAGRPLLLSHNWHCYDSRLPAVDPNPGTLAAVRSALGSLARDVGAQAFGFVNVPAGDVLADLLIDVGADVQPIDARYVLDLRSMNSVEDYLARLRPRVRQEMRRHTRAMHAAGYHVTVGPPEEADMAEAARLCGLTSAKHGNPGWYDIEHLTRFGMELRAHIRLIMIRRGTEIVAASVSLLDGRRFHNWAGGTVETAELSFSPYQVMLRSTIEAAVLSGCAVLEGGRRNDGWKERFGLSRLPLLGCLTSADHIGGRGMMQQ
- a CDS encoding nucleotidyltransferase family protein, which codes for MPDNSGLYWRCVTLLGRLDATDEHRSEAADLLPALDPDELYGQILGSRVYLPALANVRLLEPTSRTAAVLGHLEALVTQEQQRRAAAHDETLTVLTGAAARNAQVIKGLSLREHYARPELRHEGDIDLHVRDWSSAWSVVEMLRARGWDWDTTEFSWLKWTDGGHLYGQLTLVLPDNETPVSRVDLHIGPFSVGHAGNMPLTGWRIADVMGVRSTVPDCETELALIAAHALNDSVLSMKDVNDLHTILQQPASTDWATVEELCRAAQAQDVLAQLLSVTGNVYPEHEVRSATRPEALVLRQAAEERVDRAARLALRDELARRGSAEAAERMAQEARRYYSADLRPRVIGSTDTVSPLGRNRHTCVRLLPLSTWSRLKKDTPVPHVVEHSEQSWAPGLRLVTSGSGQVVRASDEIFVPTVWGDVHPTSLALADQLSPRA
- a CDS encoding FAD-dependent monooxygenase, giving the protein MTFRRCVIVGGGPAGFALAVNLLRGGSGLDVEVYDAPAAGGVGIVLDSEFVEALAVRDPISAEQIRSVAQIWDTVRLQVGDHELITGGHVILGIERQRLLDVLRGRACNLGAKVHTRPWDPSMRLGREDLLVGADGAGSRVRQAREAEHATTLSDGLTQYLWMRTDAALTPGFWFRRTPHGAFVAHVYPYGPKHSAVVVEATSRTLRAAGLNRLDRRVAETQLTALFADQLHGVRLQCSTFPWRSFRTVANRRWHTGRQVLIGDAAHTTHFSVGSGTRLAIEDADALAESLDDTPSVAALKRYESVRRPAIEAMQTDADSSRQWFEDIDRHIRLPAHQLAFALRTRRDVNTWRWLRRRDPAFTAKVLASVRTDPRAAPAPRPDHDAPRLQPLRIGHLTMPTRLAVIRPDGPHPPGTTPAGLVLYSSRATTSGAGPLPIGHIVPPTEAEPSSTPCVLLTGSWPVLRQRLANRSPQAGQAVGVMIDCVGWRSEDAVLVRATADFVVVPMGHHGQRVERTALAERIRNVHAMTVLLWATDLSEDDADTLIGAGRIDGYLLHSPNWEGVNHA
- a CDS encoding aminotransferase class I/II-fold pyridoxal phosphate-dependent enzyme, coding for MTADLSGPPPRWPRSARDVFAEAMDAAARTVTLWQQPAPQGDEVLREELGCLLGTDPERLTITAGVRATALTYARTKRRIALERPTFPGVLHTLRAAGADVSLHSWDELLRRPPASTLWLTSPFRNPDGRTLTVGERDTLTRLTTSGHRVIVNEAYRWFGAEPPVPGADRLGTLHKLTGHGVRLGWVDSADFFGRATAEMLGTTPSPVWQRAWGLFLRRGGLDGLIDATVAPTLTAATRFHERLGLGTAPGPHVLIRPRPNVDEETALRHLAEHSIKLSPGADFLADGPSLRASFTGASPGAGTRLADLLKNSSLFAPDLVRVR
- a CDS encoding nucleoside-diphosphate kinase: MLDDPTSWKDRVFVMVSPDCIVRRLVRDVLRRFAEIGLEPVGWRLATVTPDRIDRMSELQQLTADKVYRYRALDALFRLGPALMIVLADQLGRSADDFYAQAKDLKGDAEPSHARPGTIRHDLGATNKVLNLVHTSDSPQAAAAECPVLSGGTDPTLYCSSDVEPVLQLLEFGPREYRDHAAVLGGVRTRLTAAVWAQLSPAARTLADRLVRDATIGDPLSGKLLEDALSAEQVHPPEAATVLGMAFDGCAPAADLHTVRRVLAWHGLRLDPWEDAVLTTGAVFAPVAARPL
- a CDS encoding peptidogalycan biosysnthesis protein; protein product: MTTRLQVWPGIPSDWDRWVGDDRVGTSERSMRLGIARFGSAFRTFALCDGDDTLVALGGTVLDDPPANRRSDPFAILSGGCTDVGLIAEGPHPWAGLQTSDVLPGLMMMHPNWHTRPVGPLARDPKTLDRFVAALLDWAADKGLAALSFLYLTSAAQPLLRALASAGAAVVPLASSCVLDITWADFDGYLAAHSYKRRTAIRREQRHLAEQQVMVAEEDLAQAASELADLRCALVAKYGGTPRPEKERRMIAEIRERFAPEETLLVSARSQGRLVNFMLFVRESADWSAVLTGTDYVGGLSRFSYFSTGFYHPAARAPMAGIRRIHYGFGSWDAKVRRGCRKDPVWAAGLRLNAGEQSTAVASGVTHAG
- a CDS encoding thiamine pyrophosphate-dependent enzyme produces the protein MITAEELLDALDGIGCHQLCGVPCSYLSRVYDRVADDTRFSYVPAVHEGAGFSTVVGMMLAGDEAALFVQNSGFGNLVNPLTSLALPYRIPVLTFMTMRGWPTADAGEPQHEVMGRTTIPLLEQLGLPHYLLPGTATDLEQMLMRIQEERRIGLPSFILVPSRIPGDKPHPRNASETRSLQRGDAITGLGRLFPDARFVSSTGYISRDLFAQCDQPGNLYLQGAMGHAISVAAGVALRRPELRVVALDGDGSALMHLGAMSTVGHLKLPNLVHVVLDNGRYESTGGQITSAASTQFSEVAKACGYLHAVSVGTAKELQAAEPILRSRGPVLLHVRIAENSPSTGARASTTLATDVLARRFAASVQDGGSHDNPIAGVAGNPVRLGPLGGR